A genome region from Trichocoleus sp. includes the following:
- a CDS encoding VOC family protein has protein sequence MVIADRLIPLVTPVIGGLLPALPLDSLLSTQGIMVMLLIAYAGAMWMFLTSAPKVYTVMVTDLELARQFYEGMLGLPVADVPLHYYYNYEQTLGTAGIDPLYGSTASLGRPVAQSYQQSEGLWYQLRKNTQLHIISGASLGHRNRQRHVCFDHDCLEQLLLRVQSYGVKYKIRRDKPLNFLVKDLDGRVIEMAEVDN, from the coding sequence ATGGTCATAGCCGATCGCCTGATACCACTGGTTACTCCTGTGATTGGTGGGCTACTGCCTGCCCTACCGCTTGATAGTCTTCTGTCCACTCAAGGCATCATGGTGATGCTGCTGATCGCCTATGCTGGCGCAATGTGGATGTTTCTGACCAGCGCACCCAAGGTCTACACCGTGATGGTGACAGATCTAGAACTAGCAAGACAGTTTTATGAAGGGATGTTGGGCTTGCCGGTTGCTGATGTGCCGCTGCACTACTATTACAACTATGAGCAGACGTTAGGCACTGCCGGAATTGACCCGCTCTATGGCTCAACTGCCAGCCTTGGTCGCCCGGTAGCACAAAGCTATCAACAGTCTGAAGGGCTGTGGTATCAACTTCGGAAGAATACGCAGCTACACATTATTTCTGGTGCCAGTCTCGGGCATCGCAACCGCCAGCGGCATGTCTGCTTCGATCATGATTGCCTGGAACAGCTCTTGCTGCGCGTTCAGTCTTATGGCGTGAAGTATAAAATTCGCCGAGACAAACCGCTAAATTTCTTGGTCAAGGATCTGGATGGTCGCGTGATTGAAATGGCCGAGGTCGATAATTAG
- a CDS encoding (2Fe-2S) ferredoxin domain-containing protein has protein sequence MSKYLTKKTEDFRIEGQFLGFAFGDGYKLKYLRLATEAGEQQIKVPKEQRSFLYRSLVPGVWVEVAGFQKLDPDKGTVKRKAYQVTPLGNGEMRSIATDKPQASVSFAPNKPLIPTISEKKPCILVCQKCKRGTAAVMGALETELDDRGLNQVTVKPTGCMKRCKEGPNMVMPDKTRYCKISPEQIPAVLDKHFPEAEPVPEAEPVCRFAAAETA, from the coding sequence ATGAGCAAATATTTAACCAAAAAGACTGAAGACTTTCGGATAGAAGGACAGTTCCTTGGATTTGCCTTCGGTGACGGCTACAAATTGAAATACCTGCGATTGGCAACTGAGGCGGGTGAGCAACAAATCAAAGTCCCCAAGGAGCAACGTTCTTTCCTGTATCGCAGTCTAGTACCAGGAGTCTGGGTCGAAGTAGCAGGATTTCAAAAGCTTGATCCAGACAAGGGAACTGTTAAACGGAAAGCCTATCAGGTGACGCCATTAGGCAATGGGGAGATGCGATCGATCGCTACAGACAAGCCACAAGCAAGCGTTTCTTTTGCGCCGAATAAGCCTCTCATTCCAACCATTTCAGAGAAGAAACCCTGCATCCTCGTCTGCCAAAAATGCAAGCGGGGCACGGCAGCCGTTATGGGTGCGCTGGAAACAGAATTAGACGATCGGGGGTTAAATCAGGTGACCGTCAAACCGACGGGCTGCATGAAACGCTGTAAGGAGGGTCCAAATATGGTGATGCCCGATAAGACGCGCTATTGCAAAATCTCGCCAGAACAAATTCCCGCTGTTTTAGATAAGCACTTTCCTGAAGCTGAACCCGTTCCTGAAGCTGAGCCAGTTTGCCGCTTTGCAGCCGCTGAAACAGCCTGA
- a CDS encoding DUF4383 domain-containing protein: MQTSTPANSAIRYSALSLGLLFFFLGLAGFVPGFVAPPEDFIPATGFGYLFGAFPTNYFHNAIGLLVGVWGIAAFTSLSGSIVFNRIFAIVYAAGAILGLIPFTNTLFGITPLLGNNIWLNAIVAAIAFYFGFVKSAAIDMPNSSNAQPSM, encoded by the coding sequence ATGCAAACATCTACACCTGCAAATTCTGCAATTCGCTATAGTGCTTTGAGCCTGGGTCTTCTTTTCTTTTTCCTGGGTTTAGCTGGCTTTGTGCCCGGTTTTGTGGCTCCCCCAGAAGACTTTATTCCTGCGACAGGCTTCGGCTACTTATTTGGAGCATTCCCAACAAACTACTTTCACAATGCGATCGGTCTGCTCGTTGGTGTTTGGGGAATTGCTGCTTTTACAAGCTTGAGCGGGTCAATTGTGTTTAATCGTATCTTTGCCATTGTTTATGCAGCAGGCGCAATTTTGGGGCTGATTCCTTTCACAAATACCTTGTTTGGGATTACGCCACTGCTGGGCAACAATATTTGGCTGAATGCCATTGTTGCTGCGATCGCCTTCTACTTTGGGTTTGTGAAGTCAGCAGCGATCGATATGCCCAATTCCTCCAACGCGCAACCCAGCATGTAA
- the aroA gene encoding 3-phosphoshikimate 1-carboxyvinyltransferase, which translates to MPKDTIILNRTENHHSLTIHPPIAGLSLRGKIRVPGDKSISHRALMLGAIAEGETQIEGLLLGEDPRSTASCFRAMGATISELNTKHVTVQGIGLGSLQEPVNVLDAGNSGTTIRLMLGLLASQPDRFFTVTGDASLRSRPMSRVIKPLQQMGAQIWHRAGGLAPLAIQGQILKPIHYHSPIASAQVKSCILLAGLLAEGQTTVTEPALSRDHGERMLRAFGAEISVDPETCSVTVTGQAKLRGQSVIVPGDISSAAFWMVAAAIVPGSDLTIENVGINPTRTGVLEVLQAMEADITLLNQREVAGEPVADVRVRHSALKGCTIAGEIIPRLIDEIPILAVAATCAEGTTLIKDAAELRVKESDRLAVMAAQLTQMGANITEFPDGMEITGKTPLQGAEVDSYTDHRIAMSLAVAALTAQGSTVIQRAEAAAISYPDFVPTLELVCG; encoded by the coding sequence ATGCCTAAAGACACAATCATCCTCAATCGTACTGAAAATCATCATTCTTTGACGATTCATCCACCGATCGCTGGCTTATCACTACGGGGTAAGATTCGTGTCCCAGGTGATAAATCAATCTCGCATCGTGCTCTGATGTTAGGGGCAATTGCTGAAGGCGAAACCCAAATCGAGGGTTTGCTTCTGGGCGAAGATCCGCGCAGTACGGCAAGCTGTTTTCGAGCGATGGGCGCAACGATTTCTGAACTGAACACCAAGCATGTCACAGTTCAGGGGATTGGCTTAGGCAGCCTGCAAGAACCTGTTAATGTCCTCGATGCAGGCAACTCCGGTACAACGATTCGACTGATGCTCGGTCTGCTAGCATCCCAACCCGATCGCTTTTTTACTGTCACAGGAGATGCTTCGCTGCGGTCACGCCCGATGTCTCGCGTCATCAAACCGCTACAGCAGATGGGAGCGCAAATCTGGCATCGAGCAGGCGGACTTGCACCTCTGGCAATTCAGGGACAGATCCTCAAGCCAATTCATTACCATTCTCCGATCGCCTCAGCACAGGTCAAGTCTTGCATTTTGCTGGCAGGGCTGCTGGCAGAAGGGCAAACTACCGTCACTGAACCCGCCCTCTCCCGCGATCATGGCGAACGAATGCTGCGTGCCTTCGGTGCAGAGATTTCCGTTGATCCCGAAACCTGTAGCGTCACTGTCACCGGACAAGCCAAACTGCGCGGACAAAGCGTGATTGTTCCTGGAGACATTAGCTCAGCCGCTTTCTGGATGGTTGCAGCCGCAATCGTTCCTGGCTCTGATTTAACGATCGAAAATGTGGGCATCAACCCAACTCGCACAGGCGTCCTGGAAGTGCTTCAAGCGATGGAAGCCGATATTACACTACTGAACCAGCGTGAAGTCGCTGGAGAACCCGTTGCTGATGTACGAGTCCGCCATAGTGCGCTCAAAGGCTGCACGATCGCTGGAGAGATTATCCCCCGCTTAATCGACGAGATTCCAATCCTGGCAGTTGCCGCTACCTGCGCTGAAGGAACCACCTTGATCAAAGATGCCGCTGAACTGCGCGTTAAAGAGAGCGATCGTCTGGCGGTCATGGCAGCCCAACTGACCCAAATGGGAGCCAATATCACTGAATTTCCAGACGGCATGGAGATTACTGGCAAAACTCCGCTTCAAGGAGCCGAAGTGGATAGCTACACCGACCACCGGATTGCGATGAGCCTGGCAGTTGCTGCTCTCACCGCCCAAGGCAGCACTGTGATTCAAAGAGCGGAAGCTGCGGCAATTTCCTATCCAGATTTTGTGCCCACGCTGGAGCTGGTCTGTGGGTAG
- a CDS encoding serine/threonine-protein kinase produces MSLCINPRCLQPDHPGNDSSQFCQSCGSELVLQGRYRVMRLLSDKSGFGLVYEAFERSNPKILKVLKGIYNTNEKAIELFQQEAAVLSQLHHPGIPAIEPDGYFQFQPRNQTEVLHCIVMEKIDGPNLREWMRQQGNHPIGEKQAIQWLRQLAEILHLVHQKNYFHRDIKPENIMLRSTGQVVLVDFGAAREMTYTYLAQLGKTGGITRISSAGYTPPEQEKGQAVPQSDFYALGYTFIYLLTGKQPTESSMYDSLNNEFHWRQFAPHLSSHFADFIDQLTAARASDRPKDTQAVLMALAEVEQTRPEPPSPSMLTVLQQTIFSAFLPEPLNNRPKKRLLWGGAAIVTLALGGYGIWHFTHSAQPDKAVVTEPIQVKQTLKGHQGFINTVLIAHNGNRLISGGTDNTIKIWDIATGQMLKNLSGHTSFINALDITSDDRTLVSAGADSTVRIWDLVAGRQRQVLQGHKSYINALIISPDGQLLASGGADQVIHIWELSTGKLRSTLVGHHSYVNALTFTPDGQRLISASADRTLKVWDVGTGKEIFTLQGHEGFVNAVVVTPDGQNVISGSADKTIRIWNLATGQPVRILARYTSFINALLLKSNGQTLISGNGDGTVVVWDLASGAMETKRTYGGEIKRMAISPDGQTIACGNGSAEIKIWKLP; encoded by the coding sequence ATGAGCCTCTGCATAAACCCCCGCTGTCTCCAGCCCGACCATCCCGGCAATGATAGTAGCCAGTTTTGCCAGTCTTGTGGCTCCGAGTTAGTCCTACAAGGACGCTATCGAGTCATGCGGCTACTCAGCGACAAAAGTGGCTTTGGTCTTGTCTATGAGGCATTTGAGCGCAGCAATCCCAAAATTCTCAAAGTCTTAAAGGGAATCTATAACACAAACGAAAAAGCGATCGAACTATTTCAGCAGGAGGCTGCCGTTCTCAGCCAGTTGCACCATCCGGGCATTCCGGCGATCGAGCCAGACGGCTACTTTCAGTTTCAGCCGCGCAACCAGACAGAAGTGCTGCACTGCATTGTCATGGAAAAAATTGATGGTCCTAACCTCCGCGAGTGGATGCGGCAGCAGGGAAACCATCCGATCGGCGAAAAGCAGGCAATTCAATGGTTGCGGCAACTGGCAGAAATTCTGCACCTGGTTCACCAAAAAAACTATTTCCACCGCGATATCAAGCCCGAAAATATTATGCTGCGATCGACGGGACAGGTTGTTCTCGTTGATTTTGGTGCAGCCCGTGAGATGACTTATACCTATTTGGCGCAGTTGGGCAAAACGGGAGGCATCACGCGCATTAGCTCCGCAGGCTATACCCCCCCTGAACAGGAAAAAGGACAGGCAGTGCCGCAGTCTGATTTTTATGCGCTCGGCTATACCTTTATTTATTTGCTGACCGGGAAACAGCCTACTGAGAGCAGTATGTATGACTCGCTCAACAACGAATTCCACTGGCGACAGTTTGCCCCCCACTTGTCGTCTCACTTTGCCGACTTTATTGATCAGCTCACCGCAGCGAGAGCCAGCGATCGACCCAAAGATACTCAGGCAGTTCTCATGGCGCTTGCCGAAGTTGAGCAGACTAGACCTGAGCCGCCATCACCAAGTATGCTCACGGTTCTCCAGCAGACCATATTCAGTGCTTTCCTGCCCGAACCGCTCAACAACCGTCCAAAAAAACGCCTGTTGTGGGGTGGAGCCGCGATCGTTACTCTGGCGCTAGGGGGATATGGCATCTGGCACTTCACTCACTCAGCCCAGCCAGATAAAGCGGTTGTAACAGAACCCATTCAGGTGAAGCAAACCCTTAAGGGACATCAGGGATTTATCAACACCGTACTGATTGCCCATAATGGCAACCGCTTGATTAGTGGCGGAACCGATAACACGATCAAAATTTGGGATATTGCCACAGGGCAAATGCTCAAAAATCTATCAGGTCACACGAGTTTCATTAATGCGCTGGATATCACCTCGGATGATAGAACTCTCGTTAGTGCTGGGGCTGATTCAACGGTTCGGATTTGGGATCTGGTGGCTGGGAGGCAACGGCAGGTTCTACAGGGTCACAAGAGCTATATCAATGCGCTGATTATCAGCCCTGATGGTCAACTTCTGGCGAGTGGTGGAGCCGATCAAGTCATCCATATTTGGGAACTCTCAACCGGAAAACTTCGCTCAACGCTGGTCGGGCATCATAGCTATGTCAATGCGCTGACCTTCACCCCCGACGGACAACGGTTGATTAGTGCCAGTGCCGATCGCACGCTTAAAGTTTGGGATGTCGGAACTGGGAAGGAAATCTTTACGCTTCAGGGTCACGAAGGCTTTGTGAATGCAGTTGTGGTGACGCCCGACGGACAAAACGTCATCAGCGGCAGTGCCGACAAAACCATTCGTATCTGGAACCTGGCAACTGGACAACCCGTTCGCATTTTGGCTCGATACACCAGCTTCATTAATGCACTGCTCCTCAAATCCAACGGGCAAACCCTGATCAGCGGTAATGGAGACGGTACAGTGGTCGTCTGGGATCTAGCCTCTGGAGCAATGGAAACAAAGCGGACTTATGGCGGCGAAATCAAACGGATGGCGATTAGCCCAGATGGACAAACGATCGCCTGCGGCAACGGCAGTGCTGAAATCAAAATCTGGAAACTTCCCTGA
- a CDS encoding response regulator transcription factor — protein sequence MAGQLLLVDDEPGLRQAVQAYLEEEGFTVHVASNAREGWELLQQYSPELVISDIMMPQVDGYQFLQQMREDPRYESLPVVFLTARGMTTDRIQGYNAGCDAYLSKPFDPDELVAIVTNLLARRATVTKGAADGETPNIADMAKQIAEIRAMLTQKGSISQTPAPIKHDFTPREQSVLELVAEGLMNKEIARRLETSVRNVEKYVSRLFSKTGTNSRTELVRYALEHGLTK from the coding sequence ATGGCAGGGCAGTTATTGTTAGTAGATGATGAACCGGGATTACGGCAAGCAGTACAAGCCTATTTAGAAGAAGAAGGCTTTACGGTGCATGTTGCCAGTAATGCGCGGGAGGGTTGGGAACTATTGCAGCAATACTCTCCTGAACTCGTCATATCTGACATCATGATGCCTCAGGTAGATGGCTACCAATTTTTGCAGCAGATGCGAGAAGACCCACGCTATGAAAGTTTGCCCGTTGTGTTTTTGACCGCACGAGGGATGACCACCGATCGGATTCAGGGATATAACGCAGGCTGCGATGCTTATTTGTCTAAGCCGTTTGACCCAGATGAACTGGTGGCGATCGTCACAAACCTGCTGGCTCGTCGGGCTACTGTCACCAAAGGAGCAGCAGACGGAGAAACGCCAAACATTGCAGACATGGCAAAACAAATTGCTGAAATTCGCGCCATGCTCACTCAAAAAGGCAGCATTTCACAGACTCCGGCACCAATCAAGCATGACTTTACGCCACGCGAACAAAGCGTCTTAGAACTGGTGGCAGAAGGACTGATGAATAAAGAAATTGCGCGGCGGCTGGAAACGAGTGTTCGAAATGTCGAAAAGTATGTGAGTCGCTTGTTTAGCAAAACTGGAACCAACAGTCGCACAGAACTGGTGCGCTATGCATTGGAGCATGGCTTGACAAAGTAA
- a CDS encoding Asr1405/Asl0597 family protein, translating into MESSEPLTRQAIIIDRSTRWQALQRLQELEISCSCSSDGGLIVEVNTPTAIVQVQSVVQQLTASRRSLVHQLDRCWNLPSSPNY; encoded by the coding sequence ATGGAATCCTCTGAACCGCTCACTCGCCAAGCCATCATCATCGATCGCAGTACCCGCTGGCAAGCATTACAACGACTTCAAGAACTGGAGATTTCCTGCAGTTGTTCCAGTGATGGCGGATTGATTGTTGAGGTGAATACGCCCACGGCAATTGTGCAAGTTCAAAGCGTTGTACAGCAGCTAACCGCCTCTCGTCGATCGCTCGTTCATCAGCTCGATCGTTGCTGGAATCTGCCAAGCTCTCCTAACTACTAA
- a CDS encoding chlorophyll a/b-binding protein, whose protein sequence is MKSSTINTNQVPTVAPAYNGADRNAWIFGWNPQQELWNGRLAMLGFVAYLLWDIAGYSVLRDVLHLIH, encoded by the coding sequence ATGAAATCTTCAACCATCAACACCAATCAAGTCCCTACAGTTGCTCCAGCTTATAATGGTGCCGATCGGAATGCCTGGATCTTTGGCTGGAACCCCCAGCAGGAGCTATGGAACGGTCGTTTGGCAATGCTTGGATTTGTGGCTTATTTGCTTTGGGATATAGCTGGTTATAGCGTGCTTCGGGATGTACTCCACCTGATTCACTAG
- a CDS encoding histidine kinase produces the protein MEALPQQPIRSEAPLQLLLFVDKRPGSSERIRQVRVCLKDLPSEYPYELQIVDVSEQPHLAEYFKLVATPSLIKIHPEPRQTLAGTNLVAQLKDWWSRWQRSVEDYLADLAAQSDSKPEPNGNSEIRSIAQSSEVLRLSDEIFRLQREKEELQAQLQFKDQLIAMLAHDLRNPLTAVSLALETLEIGSSLKESGGSRLKPELIAQLVRHARTQTKALDRMITDILQAARERNAELRIQPQETDLGTLCLEAIDHLQARITAKAQCLSTDIPSDLPMVYADHERVKQVIVNLLDNAIKYTPERGTISIAILHRTTQKVQVSICDNGPGIPPENQQHIFEDQFRLQRDAAKDGYGIGLALCRRVVQAHYGQIWVDSESDQGSCFHFTLPVYRLLPIVPLSPTH, from the coding sequence ATGGAGGCATTGCCACAACAGCCGATTCGTTCAGAGGCTCCGCTTCAGCTTTTGCTGTTTGTCGATAAGCGTCCTGGTTCAAGTGAGCGAATTCGCCAGGTACGAGTCTGCCTGAAAGACCTGCCCTCAGAATATCCCTACGAACTCCAAATCGTTGATGTGAGTGAGCAGCCTCATTTAGCAGAATACTTCAAGCTCGTCGCTACTCCATCTTTAATCAAAATCCATCCTGAGCCGCGTCAAACTTTAGCTGGGACGAATCTTGTCGCTCAGTTGAAGGACTGGTGGTCACGTTGGCAGCGATCGGTTGAGGACTATCTAGCAGACCTTGCGGCGCAATCCGACAGTAAGCCCGAACCCAACGGCAACAGCGAGATTCGATCGATTGCTCAGTCTTCTGAAGTTTTACGTCTGTCGGATGAAATCTTCCGGTTACAGCGCGAAAAAGAGGAGCTTCAGGCACAGCTTCAATTTAAAGACCAGCTAATTGCGATGCTGGCACATGATCTGAGAAATCCGCTGACGGCTGTCTCACTTGCCCTGGAAACGCTGGAGATTGGGAGTTCTCTGAAAGAGTCGGGAGGGTCGCGCCTCAAGCCAGAACTGATTGCTCAACTGGTTCGCCATGCTCGCACCCAGACTAAAGCACTCGATCGGATGATCACCGATATTTTGCAAGCCGCCCGCGAACGCAACGCCGAACTGCGGATTCAGCCCCAAGAGACAGATTTAGGAACCCTTTGCCTGGAAGCGATCGATCATTTGCAGGCTCGGATCACTGCCAAAGCCCAGTGCCTCTCAACCGACATCCCCTCTGATCTACCCATGGTCTATGCCGATCACGAACGGGTAAAACAGGTGATCGTCAACCTGCTTGATAATGCAATTAAGTACACCCCAGAGCGAGGAACCATCAGCATTGCCATTCTGCATCGCACCACGCAAAAAGTGCAGGTGAGCATCTGCGATAACGGGCCTGGCATTCCGCCTGAAAATCAGCAGCATATCTTTGAAGATCAGTTTCGACTCCAGCGAGACGCCGCAAAAGATGGCTATGGCATTGGTCTTGCGCTTTGTCGGCGCGTGGTTCAGGCACACTATGGGCAAATTTGGGTCGATTCAGAGTCTGATCAGGGGAGCTGTTTTCACTTCACGCTACCCGTTTATCGCCTGCTGCCGATCGTTCCTCTCAGCCCAACGCACTAG
- a CDS encoding CAAD domain-containing protein — MEPEVKQDTGSPDFSAENVNVTISTDESGTLTKFSSDPSNDQWRQIGEKVSEFLSDLPDYLTDFFGEYKRPIVTVGLIFTAIIAVKLLLAILDAINDIPLLSPLLELVGMGYSAWFVYRYLWKASSRQELSADFNRLKEQVLGKFE, encoded by the coding sequence ATGGAGCCTGAAGTAAAGCAAGATACCGGATCTCCTGATTTCAGTGCAGAGAATGTGAACGTCACTATCAGCACTGATGAGTCAGGGACGCTAACAAAATTCTCATCTGACCCGTCCAATGATCAGTGGCGGCAGATTGGGGAAAAAGTTTCAGAATTTTTGTCTGATTTGCCAGACTACCTGACAGATTTCTTTGGCGAGTACAAGCGCCCGATCGTCACGGTTGGTCTAATCTTCACTGCAATTATTGCAGTCAAGCTGCTGCTGGCAATTCTTGATGCCATTAATGACATTCCCCTGCTTTCACCGCTGCTTGAGCTGGTTGGCATGGGTTACTCAGCTTGGTTTGTTTATCGCTATCTGTGGAAAGCATCTAGCCGTCAAGAGCTGTCTGCTGATTTCAACCGCCTGAAAGAGCAAGTTTTGGGTAAGTTCGAATAA
- a CDS encoding alpha/beta fold hydrolase — MSFDSAMDAHPSLQIPRTGIQRDWVWRGWQVRYTYIRSTHPEATEAPPILFLHGFGAALTQWQENLLPLSQFHTVYALDLVGFGASEKAAAPYNVGFWVDQVYDFWRTFIRRPIALVGHSLGALVALTAAAGYPEMVNKLILMTLPASRQEVLPAWAQPIVGRIEGWFSTPLLIRPLFSLIRRPRVIRSILKMAYVNHDRVSEELIESFLVAGRDRGAARTFSRLSYARTRRDFCLNTQDLLNQVALPILVLWGESDRVIPLTWGRQLPNLHPNLQLVEIPQAGHCPYDEAADRVNEEILAWVRDEVQKQDQGKSIA, encoded by the coding sequence ATGTCTTTTGACTCTGCGATGGATGCTCACCCTTCTCTACAAATCCCCCGAACTGGAATACAGCGTGATTGGGTCTGGCGAGGCTGGCAGGTGCGCTACACCTACATTCGATCGACTCACCCAGAAGCGACAGAAGCTCCACCCATTCTCTTTTTACATGGGTTTGGCGCAGCGCTAACGCAATGGCAGGAAAATTTGCTGCCGCTCAGCCAGTTTCATACGGTTTATGCCCTAGATCTGGTTGGCTTTGGCGCATCCGAAAAGGCAGCCGCTCCTTATAATGTCGGCTTTTGGGTGGATCAGGTTTATGATTTCTGGCGCACTTTTATTCGTCGCCCGATCGCCTTGGTTGGTCATTCTTTGGGGGCACTCGTCGCGCTGACCGCAGCCGCAGGCTATCCAGAGATGGTGAATAAGCTAATTCTGATGACGCTCCCTGCTTCTCGCCAAGAAGTCTTGCCTGCCTGGGCACAGCCGATTGTCGGCAGAATTGAAGGCTGGTTTAGTACACCGCTGCTGATCCGTCCCCTCTTTTCGCTGATTCGTCGCCCCAGGGTGATCCGATCGATCCTCAAAATGGCTTATGTCAATCACGACAGAGTTTCTGAAGAACTGATCGAAAGCTTTTTAGTCGCAGGACGCGATCGAGGAGCAGCCCGAACTTTCTCTCGGCTTTCCTATGCCCGTACCCGCCGCGATTTCTGCCTCAACACACAAGATTTGCTCAATCAAGTAGCTCTGCCGATCTTGGTGCTGTGGGGCGAGAGCGATCGAGTGATTCCATTAACCTGGGGACGACAGTTACCCAACTTACATCCCAATCTGCAACTGGTAGAAATTCCGCAAGCAGGTCATTGTCCCTATGATGAAGCAGCCGATCGGGTGAATGAGGAGATTTTGGCTTGGGTGAGAGATGAGGTGCAAAAGCAGGATCAGGGAAAATCGATTGCATAG